The Pontibacter pudoricolor genome contains a region encoding:
- a CDS encoding beta-ketoacyl synthase N-terminal-like domain-containing protein has translation MKAEKQHIVIKGCGAISPLGHDAQTIAQGYSSGKPAFKTIVHQEKPTPVAALPDTTEQQLQALLQTNPNYKHLDRSVLMAVYAARQAAEQAGWLQHNAADHDLGVNIGSSRGATGLLEQHFTNFQQDKLTSGSSPTTTLGNLSSWVAHAVNAGGVQISHSITCSTALMAVANATAWLKAGMAKRFLAGGTEAPLTDFTIAQMKAVGIYSKLYDQPFPCQPYATAKQNTFVLGEGAAVFALELVPETDLQPGSIVVEAIGLGFEPIKSKTGISAEGLNFQQSMRHALNQLTDHDQRVDLIITHSPGTIAGDAAELLAIQNVFERTTPPITTNKHLIGHTLGASGALSLQYGMFILNNQQLSLFNYPIIIQPSALAPNYGRVLINAAGFGGNATSIVLRQF, from the coding sequence TTGAAGGCAGAAAAGCAACATATTGTAATCAAAGGCTGCGGCGCTATTTCTCCGTTGGGCCACGATGCGCAAACTATAGCACAAGGCTATAGTTCCGGCAAACCTGCTTTCAAAACTATAGTTCATCAGGAAAAACCCACTCCGGTTGCTGCCTTACCCGATACCACCGAACAGCAACTACAGGCGCTGCTGCAAACCAACCCCAACTATAAACACCTTGATCGGTCGGTTTTAATGGCAGTATATGCCGCACGGCAGGCCGCAGAGCAGGCAGGTTGGTTACAACATAATGCTGCAGATCACGACCTGGGCGTTAATATCGGGTCATCGCGCGGGGCAACTGGGTTACTGGAGCAGCATTTCACCAATTTTCAGCAGGATAAATTAACTTCAGGCTCCTCTCCTACTACTACACTGGGTAACTTATCGAGCTGGGTGGCGCATGCCGTAAATGCTGGTGGCGTGCAAATAAGTCATTCCATAACCTGCAGTACCGCATTAATGGCCGTGGCCAATGCTACAGCCTGGTTAAAAGCGGGCATGGCCAAACGCTTTCTTGCCGGCGGCACCGAAGCCCCGCTTACCGATTTCACCATCGCCCAGATGAAAGCTGTGGGCATTTACTCTAAACTATACGACCAGCCTTTCCCCTGCCAGCCTTACGCCACTGCCAAGCAAAACACGTTTGTGCTGGGCGAGGGTGCCGCTGTATTTGCCCTGGAACTGGTTCCTGAAACCGACCTGCAGCCAGGCTCTATAGTTGTAGAAGCTATCGGCCTTGGTTTTGAGCCGATCAAAAGCAAGACAGGAATCTCAGCCGAAGGTCTGAACTTTCAGCAAAGTATGCGCCATGCACTAAACCAGCTGACTGACCATGACCAACGAGTAGACCTGATCATCACCCATTCGCCAGGAACTATAGCTGGTGATGCGGCAGAACTACTTGCTATCCAGAATGTTTTTGAGAGAACTACACCGCCTATCACCACAAATAAACACCTGATCGGTCATACACTGGGTGCATCCGGCGCATTAAGTTTGCAGTATGGTATGTTTATTTTAAATAATCAGCAGCTTTCTCTTTTCAACTATCCTATAATTATTCAACCTTCCGCATTGGCTCCTAACTATGGCCGCGTACTTATAAATGCTGCTGGTTTTGGTGGAAACGCAACTTCTATAGTTTTAAGACAGTTCTAG
- a CDS encoding T9SS type A sorting domain-containing protein translates to MNKTLRDASLSSLLLLCFIFITSYANAQTPGLIYKIATNGGNKVLDPNGDGYVSKTNLGFQLVGGNRLDEGPEYSEIPYRPFPVFMDEPLADLKTGGSYGHTDFAPKVYANGKLVGSPMASYYDGKNFLFRVRLAGQSTASKGYSILIDTNNTLTGTGINPGFEFEVLLATNFDVRVYDYRSDPNGTLIFSGSVDQYSQKAIAGSTGGGDADYFYDFYAPISAFAGGITDSTPLRMTGVTVTSAKSGIFGVASDLGGVDDNAYSGTPIVDIWKSIITNTPISTPTDIKDTGFTAVTASAPKVNSPIYANSTSISGSSGEAPGSVITVYKNGIQLGTTTVGSNGYWSLSLGTVTLAVNDVITATVKPTDKSLSPASNTAIVQAKTFCNVTPPIMSIISGNKGFTGQTTEPGTINIYLDNSPNPPTVVASGSFTTNVTWTLEFAKSGQSITSGTYYSTFTPQNSSNCESLPSNQICATGGTGNGSTSTAPTPTLTQGTLTQTNLTLTGTSTISNATIIIYKNGLEIGRTSSSSTATNGSYAWTFVYNQTVNHGEEFYARTLITTPCNTTSTKSVSYVATVISSSPTIRGTYCGLTTNVNGTSTEAAGTTIKVFVNGAEVGQTTVNAYGSWSSTITGQSYGTITATATAPNKSVSAPSTGVTINSIPSNTGLLITGTSTGTTIYEGSTSVTGNATGITNGSVITLYINGAPYVDKDGNKIYATVASNNFIFSNISPFELFAGAKLTVTAKANTSAICESAPSALVTVACNPITSSSTTTLTANPICPGTPAYINLSTTEAGVIYNIYKVDGSTYTQFGPSVLGTGRAITLQSDPITISGTKLQVQTIKVGANCQSAVGSPLTVDLYPAVPKDFTVTASPESSSCANISTTITVVAAQTGYSYQLIINNSTKDKIGAPIIPIANGNISFPQVIVSKTTTYGVVITGTTSGCVAENTILKTITISGGPDVNRAVTANKTIVCAGSAAGVTISVATENTYTYKIFQQTSPTTAVQIGSSFTGNGNTIVTALNNNLFATAGIKDFYVTVSSGTCTDLKMTNTVSITATDGTNTVSAGDDATTCGSTYTLAGSNPAPGTGLWTVVAKPALASNPTITSPAAYNSTITGLVSGSYTFRWTVTSGCSGATSDEVTVTVNCFAEYSLAGNKPIPDYVNDEIIGTVTDPEGIQSAQLVAGKGSLPPGIKLNTTTGALSVSDRLSLASNNYNFVIRVTDNVNRTTDIPLALRFYSSSIRPIDITPLPVELVSFTATTDIKGVVLQWITASELDNDRFEIERSEDGKLFSKIGMVAGNGTSSRKIRYSFTDTKPLPEVSYYRLKQVDFDGTHKYSKIISVKNNALTANTILEAYPNPFSNKLSVTITVPASEPDATLILYNLQGRRLQTIKTALEKGINSFELDTHQLASGVYIIRITGNSSDVSAKVLKK, encoded by the coding sequence ATGAATAAAACTTTACGTGACGCTTCGTTAAGCAGTCTGTTACTGCTTTGCTTTATATTTATTACTTCGTATGCTAATGCCCAAACTCCTGGTCTTATTTATAAGATCGCGACAAACGGAGGCAATAAGGTTCTGGACCCTAACGGCGATGGCTATGTATCAAAAACCAATTTAGGTTTTCAGCTTGTGGGCGGAAACAGGTTAGATGAAGGACCTGAATACAGTGAGATCCCGTATCGTCCGTTTCCGGTTTTTATGGACGAACCTTTGGCTGACCTTAAAACCGGGGGCAGCTATGGCCACACAGACTTCGCTCCAAAAGTATATGCAAACGGCAAATTGGTTGGGTCCCCGATGGCATCGTATTATGATGGCAAAAATTTCCTGTTCCGGGTTAGGCTGGCGGGTCAGTCTACTGCTTCAAAAGGCTACAGTATTCTTATAGATACAAACAATACGTTAACGGGTACAGGTATTAACCCCGGTTTTGAGTTTGAAGTACTGCTTGCAACTAATTTTGATGTACGGGTCTATGACTATAGAAGCGATCCAAACGGTACCTTAATTTTTAGCGGTTCCGTCGATCAGTATTCTCAGAAAGCAATAGCGGGGTCAACAGGCGGCGGTGACGCAGATTACTTTTACGATTTTTATGCTCCCATATCCGCATTTGCCGGCGGCATTACCGATTCTACTCCCCTACGAATGACCGGTGTAACCGTAACCAGCGCCAAGAGCGGCATTTTTGGCGTTGCGTCGGATTTAGGGGGCGTTGATGATAACGCTTACTCAGGCACTCCTATAGTTGACATCTGGAAATCGATCATCACCAATACTCCTATTTCTACTCCGACAGATATTAAGGATACGGGTTTTACAGCAGTTACGGCCTCAGCGCCAAAAGTTAACAGCCCAATTTATGCTAACAGCACTTCCATATCAGGGTCATCAGGGGAGGCGCCAGGTTCAGTTATTACTGTTTATAAAAACGGAATACAGCTTGGTACTACAACTGTGGGCAGCAACGGGTACTGGTCTTTGAGTTTAGGTACAGTTACTCTTGCAGTAAATGATGTAATAACAGCAACTGTAAAACCTACGGATAAAAGTTTGTCTCCCGCTTCGAATACGGCTATAGTTCAAGCGAAGACATTCTGCAATGTAACTCCACCAATAATGAGTATTATTAGTGGTAATAAAGGCTTTACAGGGCAGACAACTGAGCCCGGCACAATAAATATTTACCTGGATAACTCTCCTAATCCCCCAACAGTAGTCGCCTCAGGCTCCTTTACCACAAATGTTACCTGGACACTAGAATTCGCCAAATCTGGCCAGTCTATAACTTCAGGAACTTATTATTCCACTTTTACTCCTCAGAACTCAAGTAATTGTGAATCATTGCCCTCAAATCAAATCTGTGCCACAGGAGGCACAGGTAACGGCTCAACATCGACAGCTCCAACTCCAACCCTTACACAGGGTACATTAACCCAGACAAATCTTACATTAACCGGTACATCAACAATCTCAAATGCAACAATAATCATCTATAAAAATGGTTTAGAAATCGGAAGAACATCTTCGTCTTCTACGGCGACAAACGGTTCCTATGCATGGACATTTGTTTATAATCAAACAGTAAATCACGGAGAAGAATTTTACGCCAGAACATTAATTACAACTCCATGCAATACAACGTCAACTAAATCAGTCTCCTACGTAGCAACAGTTATCTCTTCTTCCCCAACTATAAGAGGTACTTATTGTGGTTTAACTACAAATGTCAACGGAACATCAACTGAGGCTGCCGGAACAACTATAAAAGTGTTTGTGAATGGAGCTGAAGTTGGCCAGACAACAGTAAATGCTTATGGAAGCTGGTCATCAACTATAACAGGCCAATCCTATGGCACAATAACGGCAACGGCTACTGCTCCAAATAAAAGCGTAAGTGCCCCATCTACAGGTGTTACTATAAATTCTATTCCCAGCAATACAGGTTTACTAATAACCGGCACATCAACGGGTACTACTATCTACGAAGGCAGCACTTCTGTAACTGGAAACGCGACAGGTATAACTAATGGCTCTGTCATTACTTTATATATAAACGGAGCTCCATACGTTGATAAAGACGGAAACAAAATTTACGCTACTGTAGCAAGCAATAATTTTATATTCTCCAATATATCTCCTTTTGAGTTATTTGCAGGCGCAAAGCTAACCGTAACAGCCAAAGCCAATACCAGTGCCATCTGCGAGAGTGCTCCATCAGCTTTAGTGACGGTAGCCTGTAATCCTATAACATCCAGTTCCACCACTACACTTACAGCAAATCCAATTTGCCCGGGTACGCCAGCTTATATTAATCTATCTACTACCGAGGCGGGCGTAATTTATAATATATACAAAGTTGATGGGAGTACCTATACCCAGTTCGGGCCTTCTGTGCTTGGCACCGGTAGAGCCATTACGTTACAGTCAGATCCGATAACTATAAGTGGCACTAAGTTACAGGTACAAACCATTAAAGTTGGAGCAAATTGCCAGAGTGCTGTCGGCAGCCCATTAACTGTAGACCTATACCCTGCTGTACCAAAAGACTTTACCGTTACGGCCAGTCCTGAATCATCTTCCTGTGCAAATATTAGCACTACTATAACCGTTGTTGCTGCTCAAACAGGCTATTCATATCAACTTATCATTAACAACAGCACAAAGGATAAGATCGGAGCGCCAATAATACCAATTGCTAATGGCAATATCTCATTTCCGCAGGTTATAGTATCTAAAACAACTACTTATGGTGTTGTGATAACAGGCACAACATCTGGCTGTGTAGCTGAGAATACGATTCTTAAAACTATAACTATAAGTGGAGGTCCGGATGTAAACAGAGCTGTAACTGCCAATAAAACTATAGTTTGTGCTGGTTCTGCTGCTGGTGTTACCATTAGTGTTGCTACTGAAAACACCTATACCTACAAAATTTTCCAGCAAACCAGCCCGACAACTGCAGTCCAGATCGGTAGCTCTTTTACTGGAAACGGCAATACGATAGTTACTGCCCTAAACAATAATTTATTTGCAACAGCCGGCATTAAGGACTTTTATGTAACAGTTAGTAGCGGAACATGCACGGACCTAAAAATGACCAACACTGTAAGCATAACTGCAACAGATGGCACTAACACAGTTTCTGCAGGCGATGATGCCACCACTTGTGGAAGCACGTATACGCTAGCAGGCAGCAATCCTGCACCAGGTACAGGGCTTTGGACTGTTGTTGCTAAACCAGCATTAGCTTCAAACCCAACCATAACATCTCCTGCTGCATATAACTCAACTATAACCGGGCTGGTATCGGGAAGCTACACATTCCGATGGACAGTTACATCTGGTTGCTCCGGCGCAACTTCTGATGAGGTTACTGTTACTGTTAACTGCTTTGCAGAATATAGCTTGGCAGGCAATAAACCTATTCCGGATTATGTGAACGATGAAATAATAGGCACCGTAACGGATCCGGAGGGAATACAGTCTGCCCAGCTTGTAGCAGGCAAGGGCTCGTTACCACCCGGTATAAAGCTAAATACAACGACTGGAGCACTTTCGGTTTCTGATAGATTAAGCCTGGCCAGCAACAACTATAACTTCGTGATCAGGGTAACAGACAATGTTAACAGAACTACGGATATACCACTTGCCTTAAGATTCTATAGTTCGAGCATACGCCCAATTGATATCACCCCTCTGCCAGTTGAACTTGTTTCGTTTACCGCTACCACCGACATAAAAGGTGTTGTATTACAGTGGATAACGGCATCGGAACTGGATAACGACAGGTTTGAGATCGAGCGCAGCGAAGACGGAAAACTGTTCAGCAAAATAGGTATGGTAGCCGGAAACGGCACCAGCAGCCGCAAAATACGGTACAGCTTTACTGACACCAAACCACTTCCGGAAGTTAGCTACTATAGGTTAAAGCAGGTGGACTTTGACGGTACACACAAATACAGCAAGATCATCAGCGTTAAAAATAATGCACTCACAGCCAATACTATTTTAGAGGCATACCCAAACCCGTTCTCAAATAAGCTGTCTGTAACTATAACGGTGCCGGCCAGTGAGCCAGATGCAACACTTATACTTTATAACCTGCAGGGCCGCCGGTTGCAAACTATAAAAACTGCCCTCGAAAAAGGAATAAACAGTTTCGAACTGGATACGCATCAACTGGCAAGTGGCGTTTACATTATCAGAATAACAGGTAACAGCTCCGACGTATCTGCTAAAGTGTTGAAAAAGTAG
- a CDS encoding aspartate kinase: MKVLKFGGTSVGSAERMKNVADLIYNGEPKIVVLSAMSGTTNKLVQIAETLYQNKNEDANALIDALHDNYKQVVEVLYTTPEKKQQANELIAHHFDNIRAYTQDLFTIHEERAILAQGELLSTALFQFFLEEQGIPSVLLPALNFMKIDENEEPDAAYIARNIRTELKKYPDTKLFITQGYICRNAFGEIDNLKRGGSDYSASLIGAAVDADEIQIWTDIDGMHNNDPRIVKNTYPIAELSFDEAAELAYFGAKILHPSSVLPAKQKNIPVRLLNTMQPEAKGTLIHGETSGGGIKAVAAKEGITAIKIKSGRMLLAYGFLRSVFEVFERYKTPIDMITTSEVAVSITIDNNKFLNEIVAELKEVGQVEVDENQTIICVVGDFIAEKSGSGLRIFDSLKDIPLRMISYGGSKNNISLLINTTDKVEALTKLNEGIF; the protein is encoded by the coding sequence ATGAAAGTATTAAAGTTCGGTGGCACCTCGGTAGGGTCTGCTGAAAGAATGAAGAACGTTGCGGACCTGATCTACAACGGCGAACCAAAAATTGTGGTGCTGTCTGCTATGTCGGGCACTACGAACAAGCTGGTGCAAATAGCTGAAACGCTGTACCAGAACAAGAACGAAGACGCGAATGCGCTGATTGATGCGCTGCATGATAACTATAAACAGGTTGTAGAAGTGCTCTACACCACTCCCGAAAAGAAACAGCAGGCAAACGAACTGATAGCTCATCATTTTGATAACATCAGGGCATATACCCAGGACCTGTTCACTATACATGAAGAGCGTGCTATACTGGCGCAGGGCGAATTGCTTTCAACGGCTTTATTCCAGTTTTTCCTGGAAGAGCAGGGCATTCCGTCTGTACTGTTGCCGGCACTTAACTTCATGAAAATAGATGAGAACGAAGAGCCTGACGCTGCTTACATCGCCAGGAACATCAGGACGGAACTGAAGAAGTATCCGGACACAAAGCTTTTCATTACACAGGGCTATATCTGCCGCAATGCTTTCGGGGAAATAGATAATCTGAAGCGTGGCGGTTCTGATTACTCTGCTTCGCTTATTGGAGCTGCTGTTGATGCTGATGAGATACAGATCTGGACGGACATTGACGGCATGCACAACAACGACCCGCGCATCGTAAAGAACACCTATCCTATTGCGGAATTATCTTTCGACGAGGCGGCTGAGCTGGCTTACTTTGGCGCTAAAATCCTGCACCCGAGCAGCGTATTGCCAGCCAAACAGAAAAACATACCGGTTCGCCTGCTAAACACCATGCAGCCTGAAGCAAAAGGCACACTTATTCACGGCGAAACCTCGGGTGGAGGCATTAAGGCAGTGGCTGCGAAAGAGGGCATTACAGCTATCAAAATTAAATCAGGCAGAATGTTGCTGGCCTATGGTTTCCTGCGTAGCGTGTTCGAAGTGTTTGAACGCTACAAGACTCCTATTGATATGATCACGACTTCGGAAGTGGCTGTTTCTATAACGATTGACAACAATAAGTTTCTGAACGAAATCGTAGCTGAGCTGAAGGAAGTGGGCCAGGTAGAAGTAGACGAGAACCAGACCATCATTTGTGTAGTAGGTGATTTTATAGCCGAAAAGAGCGGGTCAGGTCTTCGTATTTTCGATTCGCTAAAAGATATACCACTGCGCATGATCTCTTACGGAGGCAGCAAAAACAACATCAGCCTTCTGATTAATACCACTGATAAAGTAGAAGCGCTAACCAAACTGAACGAGGGGATCTTTTAA
- the lysA gene encoding diaminopimelate decarboxylase translates to MLKQHLQELQQHATPFYAYNLDLLRQTLKSAGTEAAKFNYHVHYALKANANAPVLAEMLHAGFGADCVSGNEVKRAIESGFKPENVVFAGVGKSDAEINYALDQDIFCFNCESKHELEILNELAAAKGKTARIALRINPNVNANTHKYITTGLEENKFGINAWELESVLDLLKTLPNIALIGIHFHIGSQITDLTVFKNLCTRVNEFQEWFVSRNISLQHINVGGGLGVDYYNPDANLVPDFEAYFGLFNQFLEVRPGQEVHFELGRSLVAQCGTLISKVLYIKKGITTNFAILDAGMTELIRPALYQSYHKIENLTSDKAEERYDVVGPICESSDCFGKAVMLPETNRGDLVAIRTAGAYGEVMASGYNLREKAEAIYL, encoded by the coding sequence ATGCTGAAACAACATTTACAGGAGCTGCAGCAGCATGCTACTCCTTTTTACGCATACAATTTAGACCTCCTTCGCCAAACACTGAAAAGTGCCGGCACTGAGGCAGCAAAATTCAATTACCACGTACATTACGCCTTAAAAGCAAACGCAAACGCACCCGTACTTGCCGAAATGCTGCATGCCGGCTTTGGAGCCGATTGCGTAAGCGGCAATGAAGTGAAACGAGCTATTGAGAGCGGGTTTAAACCAGAGAACGTAGTTTTTGCAGGCGTTGGCAAGTCCGATGCCGAGATAAACTATGCCCTGGACCAGGACATTTTCTGCTTTAACTGCGAGTCGAAGCATGAACTGGAAATACTGAACGAACTGGCTGCAGCTAAAGGCAAAACTGCCCGTATAGCGCTGCGCATCAACCCAAATGTGAACGCCAATACGCACAAGTACATTACAACGGGACTGGAGGAAAACAAATTCGGGATAAATGCCTGGGAACTGGAAAGCGTACTGGATCTGCTGAAAACGTTACCAAACATCGCGTTGATCGGTATTCACTTTCACATTGGGTCACAGATAACAGACCTTACCGTTTTCAAGAACCTTTGCACGCGCGTTAACGAGTTCCAGGAGTGGTTTGTATCACGCAACATTAGCCTGCAGCATATTAACGTGGGTGGCGGACTTGGGGTAGATTACTATAACCCGGACGCAAACCTGGTGCCCGATTTTGAAGCTTATTTCGGTCTGTTCAACCAGTTCCTGGAAGTACGCCCAGGCCAGGAAGTCCATTTCGAATTGGGCCGTTCGCTGGTGGCGCAATGCGGTACGTTGATCTCTAAAGTACTGTACATCAAAAAAGGCATTACTACCAATTTTGCCATACTTGATGCCGGTATGACCGAACTGATCCGCCCTGCGCTGTACCAGTCTTACCACAAAATAGAGAACCTGACAAGCGACAAAGCCGAAGAACGTTACGATGTGGTTGGCCCTATTTGCGAGTCGAGCGACTGTTTTGGAAAAGCTGTTATGCTACCCGAAACCAACCGCGGCGACCTGGTAGCTATCAGAACTGCTGGTGCGTATGGCGAGGTGATGGCATCTGGCTATAACCTGCGCGAGAAAGCTGAGGCAATTTATCTATAG
- a CDS encoding homoserine dehydrogenase, whose product MSNIQSNSRIGIFGFGCVGQGLYDVLQTIEQAGIEVAGICVKDKEKPRSLPASTFTYNPQDLLQDESITIFAELISDADEAYSIVTQALKAGKTIVSANKKMLASHLPELIELQHNYNGTLLYEAAVGGSIPIIRTLESYYSSEPLQQVSGILNGSSNFILSKMESEGLSYSLALQQAQELGFAETDPTLDVGGFDSVNKLCLITAHAFGLTITPEQILRFGIDTVRKEDLEFAKTINARVRLVASAEVNPEDELSLRVLPTLVTDQKELYHVTNETNGVTIDPVFAGQQFIKGLGAGSRPTGSAVWADVSAALSGYRYSYPKTAVKTIALNQDKKIDIYLRCPADSSLPEANWENLVKVQETGEAIYFTAILPVSELQNISSYLAGKQIFIAEITAEQAMDIALKFSENEAVVYS is encoded by the coding sequence ATGAGCAACATACAGTCTAATAGCAGGATTGGCATATTTGGCTTTGGGTGCGTAGGGCAGGGACTTTACGATGTGCTGCAAACGATAGAACAGGCAGGTATAGAAGTGGCCGGTATTTGCGTGAAAGATAAAGAAAAGCCACGTAGTTTGCCTGCATCCACTTTTACCTATAACCCGCAGGATTTATTGCAGGATGAAAGCATCACGATATTTGCCGAACTGATCAGCGATGCAGACGAAGCTTATAGTATCGTGACGCAGGCGTTGAAAGCGGGTAAAACGATCGTTTCGGCAAACAAAAAAATGCTGGCCTCGCACCTTCCGGAGCTGATTGAACTACAGCACAACTATAACGGTACACTTTTATACGAAGCTGCAGTAGGCGGCAGCATCCCCATCATCCGGACACTGGAAAGCTACTATAGTTCGGAGCCATTGCAGCAGGTAAGCGGTATCCTCAACGGGTCTTCTAACTTTATCCTTTCTAAAATGGAGTCGGAAGGATTGAGCTATAGTTTAGCGCTGCAACAGGCCCAGGAACTGGGCTTTGCCGAAACGGACCCTACGTTAGATGTAGGTGGTTTTGACTCGGTAAACAAATTGTGCCTGATAACGGCTCATGCCTTTGGGCTAACTATAACGCCAGAACAGATCCTGCGTTTCGGCATTGATACCGTGCGGAAAGAAGACCTGGAGTTTGCTAAAACTATAAATGCGCGGGTCAGGTTAGTTGCTTCGGCAGAGGTTAACCCGGAGGATGAACTGAGCCTTCGCGTACTGCCAACACTGGTTACAGATCAGAAGGAGCTATACCATGTTACGAACGAAACCAACGGTGTAACTATAGACCCGGTTTTTGCAGGACAGCAGTTTATAAAAGGCCTCGGAGCGGGCAGCCGCCCGACAGGTTCAGCCGTCTGGGCCGATGTTTCGGCAGCACTCTCGGGCTACCGGTATTCGTACCCTAAAACAGCAGTTAAAACCATAGCATTAAATCAGGATAAGAAAATTGACATTTACCTGCGTTGCCCTGCAGACAGCTCTTTGCCGGAAGCAAATTGGGAAAACCTTGTAAAGGTTCAGGAAACGGGAGAGGCAATATATTTTACGGCTATTTTACCTGTTAGCGAGTTGCAAAATATCAGTTCCTATCTGGCAGGTAAACAAATATTTATAGCTGAGATTACGGCCGAACAGGCTATGGATATTGCACTGAAATTTAGCGAGAATGAGGCAGTGGTTTACAGCTGA
- the metX gene encoding homoserine O-acetyltransferase MetX translates to MSTQQHTFHYQQEFSLESGLTLPGFQLAYTTYGQLNQKRDNVIWVCHALTGSSDFTDWWSGLFGEGKLYDPEDWFIVCANTLGGCYGSTGPLSVNPNTLQPYFHSFPQLTNRDIVGAFDLLRQELGLQQVHTLIGGSLGGQQALEWTLQKPDVFERLVHVASNARHSAWGIAFNESQRMAIRQDPTWANDSETAGQQGLKTARAIAMLSYRHYNSYELTQQEPGNSITDNYRAASYQVYQGEKLAVRFNSYTYWLLSKAMDSHNIGRNRGGVEKALHHLKAKTLFVGVDTDLLFPVEEQQFLHEQVPGSEFALLQSNYGHDGFLVETDQLTKAIRKFYQTETINERYYEQHTV, encoded by the coding sequence ATGTCCACACAACAGCATACATTTCATTATCAGCAGGAGTTTAGCCTGGAGTCGGGGTTAACGTTACCCGGTTTCCAGCTTGCTTATACTACCTACGGCCAGTTAAACCAAAAGCGCGACAACGTGATATGGGTATGCCATGCCCTGACCGGCAGTTCTGATTTTACCGACTGGTGGAGCGGCTTGTTCGGCGAGGGCAAACTATACGACCCTGAAGACTGGTTTATAGTTTGCGCTAACACGCTGGGCGGCTGTTATGGTTCTACTGGTCCGCTTTCGGTTAACCCAAACACGCTGCAGCCTTATTTTCATAGTTTTCCGCAGCTTACAAACCGCGATATAGTGGGGGCTTTTGACCTGTTGCGGCAGGAACTGGGTTTGCAGCAGGTACATACGCTGATAGGTGGATCGCTGGGTGGACAACAGGCATTGGAATGGACGCTTCAGAAACCGGACGTGTTTGAAAGGTTGGTACATGTAGCATCTAACGCGCGCCATTCAGCCTGGGGAATTGCCTTTAACGAAAGCCAGCGCATGGCCATTCGCCAGGACCCGACCTGGGCCAATGATAGTGAAACAGCAGGCCAGCAGGGGTTAAAAACGGCAAGGGCCATCGCTATGCTTTCGTACCGGCATTACAACAGTTATGAACTAACGCAACAGGAACCGGGCAACAGCATCACCGACAACTACAGAGCTGCCAGTTACCAGGTTTACCAGGGCGAGAAACTTGCCGTGCGCTTTAATTCTTACACCTACTGGCTGCTTTCCAAAGCCATGGACTCGCATAACATTGGCCGAAACAGGGGCGGTGTAGAGAAAGCCTTACATCATCTGAAGGCAAAAACGCTTTTTGTGGGCGTCGATACCGATTTGCTTTTCCCGGTGGAAGAGCAGCAATTTCTGCATGAACAGGTGCCAGGTTCTGAATTCGCTTTGCTGCAATCCAACTATGGCCACGACGGGTTTTTGGTGGAAACTGATCAACTGACCAAAGCGATCCGAAAATTTTATCAAACTGAAACTATAAACGAACGATATTATGAGCAACATACAGTCTAA